A region from the Ovis aries strain OAR_USU_Benz2616 breed Rambouillet chromosome 22, ARS-UI_Ramb_v3.0, whole genome shotgun sequence genome encodes:
- the UTF1 gene encoding undifferentiated embryonic cell transcription factor 1 has protein sequence MLLRPRRPPPPEPPSPASPDPEPRLAGGAPATPPRRAASPGALAAPAPPAPPGSPASPGSPVSPGSAQRTPWSAHETELLLGTLLQPAVWRALLLDRRQALPTYRRVSAALARQQVRRTPAQCRRRYKFLKDKVRDAHGQPPGPFDAQIRQLMGLLGDNGRRRGRRRSPGPGRPPRGRRPASAAPAEPGAPPLPASRELDSDPAWTLRFSPSPPKSADAPHAPGSPTAPCTFTPARGRPEEPESFRAPGSPPPPSPGPAREDPDSPPGRPEDHAPQQPSPPSLNAALLQTLGHLGDIVSILGPLRDQLLTLNQHVEQLRGSFDQTVSLAVGFILGSAAAERGVLADPRP, from the exons ATGCTGCTGCGGCCGCGGCGGCCGCCCCCGCCCGAGCCGCCATCGCCCGCCAGCCCGGACCCCGAGCCGCGGCTGGCGGGGGGCGCCCCGGCGACCCCGCCCCGGAGAGCCGCCTCACCCGGCGCGCTGGCGGCTCCCGCGCCCCCCGCACCCCCCGGCTCGCCCGCGTCCCCCGGCTCGCCCGTGTCCCCGGGCTCGGCTCAGCGCACGCCCTGGAGTGCGCACGAGACGGAGCTGCTGCTCGGCACGCTGCTGCAGCCCGCCGTGTGGCGCGCGCTCCTGCTGGACCGCCGCCAGGCGCTGCCCACCTACCGCCGCGTGTCGGCCGCGCTGGCCCGCCAGCAGGTGCGGCGCACCCCCGCGCAGTGCCGCCGCCGCTACAAGTTCCTCAAGGACAAGGTCCGCGACGCGCACGGCCAGCCGCCCGGGCCCTTCGACGCGCAGATCCGCCAGCTTATGGGCCTCCTCGGCGACAACGGGCGCAGGCGCGGACGCCGCCGCTCCCCTGGGCCCGGACGACCCCCGCGCGGCCGCCGGCCTGCCTCCGCCGCGCCCGCCGAGCCGG GCGCCCCGCCGCTGCCCGCGTCCCGAGAGCTCGACTCGGATCCCGCGTGGACGCTCAGGTTCAGCCCGTCCCCGCCCAAGTCTGCGGACGCGCCACACGCCCCCGGCTCCCCGACGGCCCCCTGCACCTTCACACCCGCGCGTGGCCGCCCCGAAGAGCCTGAGTCTTTCCGCGCCCCCGGCTCCCCGCCACCGCCGTCCCCCGGCCCCGCCCGGGAAGACCCCGACTCGCCGCCCGGCCGCCCGGAGGACCACGCGCCCCAGCAGCCCTCGCCGCCGTCGCTGAACGCCGCCCTCCTGCAGACCCTGGGGCACCTCGGCGACATCGTGTCCATCCTGGGCCCGCTGCGTGACCAGCTGCTGACGCTGAACCAGCACGTGGAGCAGCTGCGCGGCTCCTTCGACCAGACCGTGTCCCTGGCCGTGGGCTTCATCCTGGGCAGCGCCGCGGCCGAGCGAGGTGTCCTGGCCGACCCGCGCCCGTGA